A stretch of Porites lutea chromosome 5, jaPorLute2.1, whole genome shotgun sequence DNA encodes these proteins:
- the LOC140937504 gene encoding uncharacterized protein: MAFSLQMLIFVKLLTTVTSDGEFLGGVTTASANADEKLTAELEAFRQIVGALSRQVMLQQMFVEERIRSDGDSGVKQVRLSNSGTRNYFSDTHGNSGRLMSIHEHANNIRTVGLGEFIGVLNGVEFRTRHNDYRLYMASKSSKEYHATEPIPFPEVPPKVKNKATVDEQIVEMREWFKAWKLQNHTIRDYRKYFKPVLCFLEGAWTTATKDIDEPFESDRHFIDAQTWFDLQEKVRFTSYTGRKDNLENFSFLPTTIIDIINETIPVFAQWNYRILCHPVSRDIPLNRFRVVDDFHARLPARRKYDEQKNFRAARFQINPRDSDTWTERYNNPRYTLLDELMSEIPGKDNYQAKLTDEAFDLPAHTIDPKKSGKINAGYYHRWFKVLEKDAMGQSFRRRGYADENLFMAMTTQPKVAGMTLKTCKGPKKRPRCKTVNQKFSYAIPLEIIYMTPLNRWNPFNLEYKGDERTPKGKTVYLGGRFGGRTPDKAYNGTNSKKYYLTPSAFFSGKEVSSDAADTTKNSVGVLDRNGIDVRITRASGTRIFLPPINGVGICRQRYPIMPVHGEGSAVWKELEATKDILMKSNTYNYIYREPLAGKTGVSPTEPAKRSLTLRMMSAQKTPPGPHIHEVTLTPDQVELAMKGKPIKNLITTTGAGHQHKISIQRRNNKWFVNDCAGGCDQGMFRCCDKHGMNLNVDPNA; the protein is encoded by the coding sequence ATGGCGTTTTCGCTGCAAATGCTAATCTTCGTCAAACTACTTACAACGGTTACGAGCGATGGTGAGTTCTTGGGAGGAGTAACAACTGCATCTGCGAACGCTGACGAGAAACTAACGGCAGAACTGGAGGCCTTTCGTCAGATCGTGGGGGCCCTGTCTCGACAAGTCATGCTGCAGCAGATGTTTGTTGAAGAACGCATCAGATCTGATGGTGATTCGGGTGTAAAGCAAGTGCGCCTCAGTAACAGTGGAACACGCAACTACTTTTCAGATACTCATGGCAACTCTGGAAGACTTATGTCTATTCATGAACACGCAAACAACATCCGCACGGTGGGCCTGGGGGAGTTCATTGGCGTCCTTAATGGAGTAGAATTTAGGACAAGACACAACGACTACCGACTCTACATGGCAAGCAAATCCAGCAAAGAATACCATGCAACGGAGCCGATTCCATTTCCAGAAGTGCCACCAAAGGTGAAAAATAAAGCTACCGTGGACGAACAAATCGTGGAGATGCGCGAGTGGTTCAAGGCGTGGAAGTTACAAAATCACACTATTAGAGATTACAGGAAGTATTTCAAGCCTGTACTGTGCTTTCTAGAGGGCGCATGGACCACAGCAACAAAAGACATCGATGAACCGTTTGAAAGTGACAGACATTTCATTGACGCCCAAACGTGGTTCGACTTACAGGAAAAAGTCCGCTTTACTTCTTACACTGGCAGAAAAGACAATCTTGAAAACTTTTCCTTCCTTCCAACCACCATTATCGACATTATCAACGAAACGATCCCTGTCTTTGCTCAATGGAATTACCGCATTTTGTGCCACCCAGTGAGTCGCGATATCCCCTTAAACAGGTTTCGTGTGGTTGACGATTTCCATGCCAGGCTTCCTGCACGAAGAAAATACGACGAACAAAAAAACTTCCGTGCAGCAAGATTCCAAATCAACCCTCGAGACTCGGACACGTGGACCGAAAGATACAACAATCCGAGGTATACACTGCTGGATGAGCTTATGAGTGAAATTCCTGGAAAAGACAACTATCAAGCTAAGCTAACAGATGAGGCATTTGACCTACCAGCTCACACCATTGACCCAAAGAAGAGCGGAAAAATAAATGCCGGTTACTACCATCGCTGGTTTAAAGTCCTGGAGAAAGACGCAATGGGCCAATCCTTTAGGCGTCGTGGCTATGCCGATGAAAACCTCTTCATGGCCATGACTACCCAACCTAAAGTGGCTGGTATGACGCTCAAGACCTGCAAGGGGCCCAAAAAGAGGCCGAGATGTAAGACGGTCAACCAAAAGTTTTCGTACGCCATTCCACTTGAAATAATCTACATGACACCACTAAACAGATGGAACCCATTTAACCTTGAATATAAAGGTGACGAGAGGACGCCGAAAGGAAAGACCGTGTATCTTGGTGGTCGCTTTGGAGGAAGAACTCCAGACAAGGCTTACAATGGCACCAATAGTAAGAAGTACTATCTAACACCATCCGCCTTCTTTTCAGGAAAGGAAGTTAGCAGCGACGCTGCAGACACCACAAAGAATAGCGTTGGAGTTTTGGATCGGAATGGAATTGACGTTAGGATCACTCGAGCCAGCGGAACACGCATCTTTCTTCCACCCATTAATGGCGTAGGGATCTGTCGACAGCGATATCCCATAATGCCAGTTCATGGAGAGGGAAGCGCTGTTTGGAAGGAACTTGAGGCAACTAAAGATATCCTGATGAAATCCAACACCTATAACTACATCTACAGGGAACCACTTGCAGGAAAAACCGGTGTTTCCCCAACGGAACCTGCGAAGAGATCCTTGACTCTGAGGATGATGTCGGCGCAGAAAACACCCCCAGGACCGCATATTCATGAAGTCACTTTGACACCAGACCAGGTGGAGCTTGCTATGAAAGGAAAACCTATCAAGAATCTTATCACCACAACTGGAGCTGGTCACCAACATAAAATAAGCATTCAAAGAAGAAACAACAAATGGTTTGTAAATGACTGTGCTGGTGGGTGCGACCAAGGGATGTTTCGATGCTGTGACAAACATGGCATGAACTTAAATGTGGACCCAAATGCTTAG
- the LOC140937339 gene encoding uncharacterized protein, producing MALNYLLVFCGVALTVNRPSDAKLSNDDKKPPSEIESLRQIVGALSRQVMLQQLFVEERIRSDGDSGVKQLRLGSEGTRNYYAETHGTPRRLMAIHEHANNIRTVGLGEFIGVLNGVEFRTRHNDYRLYMPSKTSKEYHATEPIPFPQVPQEVQSKASVDEQIVEMREWFKAWKSQDYSVRDYRKYFKPVLCYLEGAWTTATKDIDEPFESDRHFIDAKSWFDLQEKIRFTSYTGRKSNLENYSFLPTTIIDIINGTIPAFAQWNYRILCHPLSRDVPLNRFRVVDEFHTRLPYKRKYEEQANSRAARFQLNPKDSKWTTERYNNPKFTLLDELMGEIPGKDNYQGNLTDEAFDLAAHTIEPKKTGTLNAAYYHRWFKVLELGAMGQSVRHRGFADENLFLAMTSQPKVAGMKLKTCKRVRRKEICKTIDQKVTYAIPLEIIYMTPLNRWNPFNLEYKGTFNRPLGKTVDAKGRNGGKTPEKAYNGTNSKKYYQTPTAFYSGGEVATDAADTTQNSVGVLDRNGVDVRITRASGTRIFLPPISGVGVLRQRYPIMPVHGEGSAVWKELEATKDILMKSKTYSYIYREPLSGGSGGSEPDKNPLTLKTTDSTVAGIDPHHHEVTLTPDEVEAAQVRGKAVTLQTTPGSGHQHIITVIYRGGKWRITTCSSKYTPKPGESANYRCKDGHGILLTKVQGV from the coding sequence ATGGCCCTTAACTACCTTCTGGTGTTTTGTGGAGTAGCCCTTACAGTGAATCGTCCAAGCGATGCTAAATTGTCTAATGACGACAAGAAACCTCCAAGCGAGATTGAGTCACTTCGCCAGATTGTAGGTGCCCTGTCCCGTCAAGTGATGCTGCAGCAATTGTTTGTTGAAGAACGTATTAGATCTGATGGGGACTCTGGAGTGAAGCAACTACGTCTTGGTAGCGAAGGAACACGTAACTACTACGCAGAAACCCATGGCACGCCAAGAAGGCTCATGGCCATCCACGAACATGCCAACAACATCCGCACGGTCGGTCTGGGAGAATTCATTGGCGTCCTTAATGGAGTAGAATTCAGGACCAGGCACAATGATTACCGACTCTACATGCCAAGCAAAACCAGCAAAGAATACCATGCAACGGAGCCCATTCCTTTCCCACAAGTCCCACAAGAGGTACAAAGTAAAGCTTCCGTGGACGAACAGATTGTCGAGATGCGCGAATGGTTTAAGGCATGGAAATCTCAAGATTACTCCGTTAGAGATTACCGGAAGTATTTCAAGCCTGTCCTATGCTATCTCGAGGGCGCATGGACCACAGCAACAAAAGACATCGACGAACCGTTTGAAAGTGACAGACATTTTATTGATGCAAAAAGCTGGTTTGACCTTCAAGAGAAAATTCGCTTTACGTCCTACACTGGTAGGAAAAGCAATCTTGAGAACTATTCTTTTCTGCCCACTACCATCATTGACATAATCAACGGAACAATCCCTGCTTTCGCTCAATGGAATTATCGCATTCTTTGCCATCCATTGAGTCGTGACGTTCCTTTGAACAGGTTTCGCGTGGTAGACGAGTTTCATACAAGGCTTCCTTACAAGAGAAAGTACGAAGAGCAAGCAAATTCCAGAGCAGCAAGATTCCAGCTGAACCCCAAAGATTCCAAGTGGACAACTGAAAGGTACAATAATCCCAAGTTTACGCTGCTAGATGAGTTAATGGGAGAGATTCCAGGAAAAGATAACTATCAAGGGAATCTAACCGATGAGGCATTTGACCTGGCAGCCCACACTATTGAGCCTAAGAAAACTGGAACACTGAACGCCGCGTACTATCATCGCTGGTTCAAGGTTCTGGAGTTAGGCGCCATGGGTCAGTCCGTCAGGCATCGAGGCTTTGCAGATGAAAACTTGTTCCTAGCTATGACGTCCCAACCCAAAGTGGCAGGAATGAAGCTGAAGACATGTAAGCGCGTCaggagaaaggaaatttgcaAGACTATCGACCAGAAGGTCACGTACGCCATTCCGCTTGAGATAATCTACATGACTCCCCTTAACAGGTGGAATCCATTTAACCTTGAATATAAAGGAACTTTTAACCGTCCGCTTGGAAAGACAGTTGACGCGAAGGGTCGCAATGGAGGAAAAACCCCCGAGAAAGCATATAATGGCACGAACAGTAAGAAGTATTATCAAACTCCGACGGCTTTTTATTCTGGAGGAGAGGTAGCAACCGATGCTGCCGATACAACTCAAAATAGCGTGGGTGTTTTGGATCGGAACGGAGTTGATGTAAGAATTACTCGGGCCAGTGGAACACGTATCTTTCTGCCACCCATTAGTGGAGTGGGGGTATTGCGTCAGCGATATCCAATAATGCCCGTTCACGGAGAAGGAAGTGCTGTCTGGAAAGAGCTTGAAGCGACTAAAGACATCCTGATGAAGTCTAAAACCTACAGCTACATCTACCGAGAACCACTGAGTGGGGGATCTGGAGGTAGTGAACCTGACAAGAATCCCCTGACACTGAAGACGACAGACTCAACTGTTGCAGGAATTGACCCACACCATCACGAGGTCACTCTGACACCAGACGAGGTAGAGGCGGCTCAAGTGAGGGGAAAGGCTGTTACATTGCAGACAACACCTGGATCTGGTCACCAGCACATTATAACCGTGATTTACAGAGGCGGCAAATGGCGGATCACTACATGCAGTAGCAAATACACTCCCAAACCTGGTGAATCCGCTAACTACCGATGCAAGGACGGGCATGGCATTTTACTAACTAAAGTTCAAGGTGTCTAG
- the LOC140936889 gene encoding integrator complex subunit 5-like gives MADKVAEESKNLKLQLQSFLSGKDESGQVLSSVEKAQCAIVLLHSLPCARHAVLEQLCEVFHEAVQKYMVELERQALSGITGYPDALEPELLSALQNVSEVVCRFVDNNPSAWAPLICQWSLNLLGQVVTKNNGRRGVSITMSLSEGLHKWMLFPAVQRLMDIAVHCSSKLVGHGQADVCVQCLLQIAMNSSPHLDWVVAHIGSHFHEVFIPKLLSTALKEYTASQAPGGWSGDSSVMTPTMVQVLTYLSLQHSHEIKSNLLALFHKSISSSSKSNMETDEQLATLPFLLHIATLSPNLLKGTITEFLEILTPDVFVLLLEQSRKRDEKKMSLVLSVVDVIVKTGEGALEVFQLLLENCQEPENKDLDPMQSEVQKTFTLIMQLLLNRLQEIALHRHSLFHRNSAVSSLDVSKTENEFLTAMTCHSPQLCQGLLTSTGNKISNIFRMLVILAIHNGQTSAVASLTQIILRSRNPKTLQLFVQLHSEVELYYTHLLDHVLKSCVSFIKSPAATADSNKILGVLSNFYQLMFIQKDIHLLFRSNLSLSLQKHHSVFVNLLLHPNMDVPLKALEFILSFNKTLPDKVSNVMKLCRNCVGLFYKLLHKLSNQSGNITDTVKSIKLSRKMFVLLSKDDRCRFYLLRLLVEGVLQKEHVPLFGGILPDEPSDSDTDLTKIKVSLLERNRNPHISSHLPLTPSSVFFSGIVGDIAKSNRTNRLDTAELQAWLQTSQVFTDVVFTLCCTYDQDDDLDHANLTLHYKYVDSLALLIMELVCPDVVPITFDWPDDESLKFTVERDLRIKKTFDENPILWSLISIVARGVSSLSKCSPLVSSLLATIMSSWEVYRGASIDQSSLRFKVTCFITDIMTKASWLPPPLSRVGAVFGLLKPKEIYTLLFTMWKVLKEFPPPSSAMTAEATRQRWQQGAAFKTQKEVVKAIFVNNIETLGHHYARVFDESW, from the exons ATGGCGGACAAAGTGGCGGAAGAGTCCAAG AATTTAAAGCTACAACTACAGTCATTTTTGAGTGGCAAGGATGAATCAGGACAAGTTTTGTCAAGTGTAGAGAAGGCACAGTGTGCTATTGTGCTTCTTCACTCCCTTCCTTGTGCAAGACACGCTGTCTTGGAGCAACTCTGTGAAGTGTTTCATGAAGCCGTTCAGAAATACATGGTGGAATTAGAAAGACAGGCATTATCTG GAATCACAGGTTATCCTGATGCCCTGGAGCCTGAGTTATTATCAGCTTTGCAGAATGTCAGTGAAGTAGTTTGCAGATTTGTTGATAATAATCCTAGTGCTTGGGCTCCACTTATTTGCCAG TGGTCATTAAATCTTCTTGGACAAGTTGTCACTAAAAATAATGGCAGAAGAG GTGTCAGTATCACCATGTCACTTAGTGAGGGTCTCCATAAATGGATGCTATTTCCTGCAGTTCAGAGATTAATGGACATTGCAGTCCACTGCAGTTCAAAGTT AGTTGGGCATGGGCAGGCAGATGTTTGCGTGCAGTGTCTGTTGCAGATAGCTATGAACAGCTCTCCGCACCTGGACTGGGTTGTTGCACACATTGG GTCTCATTTTCATGAAGTATTTATTCCCAAGCTGCTGTCCACAGCCCTGAAAGAGTACACTGCTAGTCAAGCCCCTGGGGGATGGAGTGGAGATTCATCTGTCATGACCCCTACTATGGTTCAGGTTCTAACATACCTCTCTCTTCAACATTCTCATGAGATCAAGAGTAACCTGCTGGCTTTATTTCAT AAAAGTATTTCTAGCTCTTCAAAGTCAAATATGGAAACAGATGAGCAGTTAGCCActcttccttttcttctacACATTGCTACATTGTCACCTAACTTACTCAAAGGAACTATAACAGAGTTCCTTGAGATCT TGACGCCAGATGTTTTTGTTCTGTTACTGGAGCAGTCTAGAAAAAgagatgaaaagaaaatgag CTTGGTATTGTCCGTGGTTGATGTGATTGTAAAAACTGGAGAAGGTGCTTTAGAAGTTTTCCAGCTTCTGCTTGAGAACTGTCAGGAACCTGAGAACAAAG ATCTTGACCCAATGCAAAGTGAAGTGCAAAAGACATTTACTCTTATCATG CAACTGCTGCTGAACAGACTTCAGGAAATTGCCCTCCATAGACATAGCCTTTTTCACCGAAACTCTGCCGTGTCTTCACTTGATGTCAGCAAGACAGAGAATGAGTTCCTTACTGCTATGACTTGCCATTCACCTCAACTGTGCCAAGGTCTGCTGACTTCCACCGGCAACAA gatttcaaatattttccgGATGTTGGTCATCTTAGCCATACATAATGGACAAACATCAGCTGTAGCAAGTTTGACTCAAATCATTTTAAGAAGCAGAAATCCAAAAACG CTTCAATTATTTGTTCAGCTACATTCAGAAGTGGAGTTATACTACACTCATCTGCTTGACCATGTGCTAAAAAGTTGTGTGTCTTTCATCAAGTCTCCTGCGGCTACTGCAGACTCAAATAAG ATATTGGGTGTGCTGAGTAATTTCTATCAGCTGATGTTCATTCAAAAGGATATCCATCTTTTGTTCAG ATCAAACTTATCATTGTCCCTCCAAAAGCATCATAGTGTATTCGTCAATTTGCTGCTTCATCCTAACATGGACGTACCTTTGAAGGCTTTAGAATTTATTTTGTCCTTTAACAAAACGTTGCCAGATAAAGTTTCTAACGTGATGAAATTGTGCCGTAACTGTGTCGGATTGTTCTACAAGCTCCTTCACAAACTGTCAAACCAATCTGGGAATATAACAG ATACAGTAAAGTCCATCAAACTGTCCAGAAAGATGTTTGTTCTTTTATCCAAGGATGACAGATGCAGGTTTTATTTATTAAGACTGCTTGTGGAAGGGGTTCTACAAAAG GAGCATGTGCCCTTATTTGGAGGGATTTTACCAG ATGAACCGAGTGATTCTGATACAGACTTAACAAAGATCAAAGTCTCTTTATTGGAGCGGAACAGAAATCCTCACATCTCATCTCATCTTCCTCTTACTCCGTCATCTGTGTTCTTCAGCGGGATTGTGGGTGATATCGCAAAAAGCAACCGAACAAACAGACTCGACACAGCTGAG CTCCAAGCGTGGCTTCAGACGAGTCAAGTCTTTACGGACGTGGTTTTCACTCTGTGCTGCACCTATGACCAGGATGATGATCTGGATCATGCCAACTTAACCCTTCATTATAAATACGTGGACTCTTTAGCTCTGTTGATAATGGAGCTCGTTTGCCCGGATGTTGTGCCCATCACCTTTGATTGGCCTGACGATGAAAGCCTCAAGTTCACTGTAGAACG TGATTTACGGATAAAGAAAACATTTGACGAGAACCCGATTCTGTGGTCTCTAATAAGCATTGTTGCCAGAG GAGTGTCGTCACTTTCCAAGTGCAGTCCTCTAGTATCCAGTCTCCTCGCGACTATTATGTCCAGTTGGGAAGTGTACAGAGGGGCATCAATTGACCAATCGTCACTTCGGTTTAAAGTCACGTGCTTTATCACTGACATTATGACCAAG GCGAGTTGGCTGCCTCCTCCCCTGAGCCGAGTTGGCGCTGTATTTGGTCTTCTGAAACCCAAAGAAATTTATACTTTGCTTTTTACCATGTGGAAAGTTCTTAAG GAATTTCCTCCGCCGAGTTCCGCCATGACAGCAGAAGCTACGCGGCAGAGATGGCAGCAAG GTGCTGCGTTCAAGACCCAGAAGGAAGTTGTGAAGGCGatttttgtaaataacattgaGACGCTGGGTCATCACTACGCTCGAGTTTTTGATGAATCATGGTGA
- the LOC140937730 gene encoding uncharacterized protein has translation MSSIITAVFEVTIGLLVSKGRDKAAERLQRGDVTDQKFRGVIVREIEDVKSKLDGLARKDLFASISFFEEGIELLCDVFENTRLTSAYDPETAQVATGPASSEIFSLTRAMRKLKFTGLNEATTSMLNDAKKRFERARERATEAFVNEALELSERVLAMRYRIMSTLLETVDNPANALPACKLCVEDLHRVSGVKDCFTVELKKGLRARWGKKERRKLISDVCHINRTVYDVTLMVRFGFKNELSVNWPSVDIGEERVNPLRNERVTKILKKQSMEHCCVPWSFGQEGEVEHKLSNACGIATNTKGYFLIADNGDKSVKVFNRNGKFQLRFTPQTDDVQTKLQVYDVANEDVDDNIYLLVGLKKPGAEEWESEVQIFNTNGDLQHKFSVRKWYWAARLTVSGRKVLVLADDVIDVYEQGGEFVCTFGEERFKRAMDNTALNDAGVVVVDRDDSCVHLFTAEGRQIAKFLLSIDGDHYYRTACHPLGEYIVLAGHKRETRHLTVSVYTVKGEFVRRTQMNEELSWLGGITVTIEGHIALVFEETYSNCKVIVI, from the coding sequence ATGAGTTCGATCATAACAGCAGTGTTTGAAGTTACCATCGGGTTGCTCGTGAGCAAAGGAAGAGATAAAGCAGCAGAAAGGCTTCAAAGAGGTGATGTAACAGATCAGAAATTCCGAGGTGTCATTGTCCGTGAAATCGAAGATGTCAAGTCGAAGTTGGATGGCTTAGCGAGGAAAGACTTGTTTGCAAGCATCAGCTTTTTCGAGGAAGGGATCGAGCTACTTTGCGATGTTTTTGAAAACACTAGGTTGACGAGTGCGTACGACCCAGAAACAGCGCAAGTTGCAACAGGACCAGCTAGTTCTGAAATATTTTCACTCACTAGAGCAATGAGGAAGCTGAAGTTTACTGGTCTAAATGAAGCAACTACGAGCATGCTTAATGATGCGAAAAAGAGGTTCGAACGTGCTCGTGAAAGAGCAACTGAAGCCTTTGTAAACGAAGCGTTGGAATTGTCTGAACGTGTGCTAGCTATGCGGTATAGGATAATGTCGACACTACTAGAAACTGTAGACAATCCTGCAAATGCGTTACCGGCTTGTAAATTGTGCGTTGAAGACCTACACCGTGTGTCAGGTGTTAAAGATTGCTTTACTGTGGAGCTTAAGAAAGGACTCCGGGCTCGATGGGGTAAAAAGGAGCGTAGGAAACTCATTTCCGATGTATGTCATATCAATCGCACCGTCTACGATGTCACTCTAATGGTCCGTTTTGGCTTCAAGAATGAGCTGTCAGTAAACTGGCCTTCTGTTGATATTGGAGAAGAAAGAGTTAATCCGCTCCGAAATGAAAGAGTTACTAAAATATTGAAGAAACAAAGCATGGAGCATTGCTGCGTTCCGTGGTCATTTGGTCAGGAGGGTGAAGTCGAGCACAAGCTATCGAATGCCTGTGGTATCGCAACAAATACCAAGGGATATTTTCTTATAGCAGACAATGGAGACAAGTCCGTGAAGGTGTTTAACAGAAACGGAAAGTTTCAGTTGAGATTCACTCCCCAAACTGATGACGTCCAAACAAAGTTACAAGTTTACGATGTGGCAAATGAAGACGTAGACGACAACATTTACTTGTTGGTCGGACTGAAGAAGCCTGGAGCTGAGGAATGGGAAAGTGAAGTGCAGATTTTTAACACAAACGGCGACTTGCAGCACAAGTTTTCTGTGAGGAAATGGTATTGGGCTGCCAGACTTACAGTTAGCGGTAGAAAAGTGTTGGTGTTGGCAGATGACGTGATCGATGTGTACGAGCAGGGTGGTGAGTTTGTTTGTACATttggcgaagaaagattcaagcGCGCAATGGACAACACTGCTTTAAATGACGCTGGAGTCGTGGTAGTGGACCGAGACGACTCTTGTGTTCACTTGTTTACTGCAGAGGGACGACAGATTGCCAAATTTTTATTGAGCATCGACGGAGATCACTATTATCGCACTGCATGTCACCCACTTGGTGAATATATTGTCCTTGCTGGTCATAAACGAGAGACTCGCCACCTCACCGTATCTGTATACACCGTGAAAGGAGAATTTGTACGGAGAACTCAGATGAATGAAGAATTAAGCTGGCTAGGTGGAATTACAGTGACCATAGAGGGTCACATTGCTTTGGTCTTTGAAGAAACGTACAGCAATTGCAAAGTAATTGTTATTTAA